The DNA region ATTAGGTACGTCGATCCGGTTCGGagatttaaaatgtattatattaGCCTGaattaacttttaaaatgttaaattacaTAATTATAAAGATACTAAAAATTAAGAGTATTTAATAGGTTGATGGTaaccaaaataaatgtacaaatCTTGATAtctatttaaatgaaaacaattacaatttttaaatcattttaatagtaatattattaacatttaatagtaaattatatttccaTAAGCCAGAATAGAATTTAAATGAGGATTACCAACTTAGATAGGTTGACTACACTACAGAAATTACTATCGTGCTCTACTTAAAATGCTAAACATACAAATGAGAGCATAAGTCTTGACTCTGAGCTACGGGACTACGAAAGTGGCAGATAGTACTTAAGTAATCAGCTGGAAGTGGTACCTATTGAGGGATCGAGGACAGCCTGCGCCGCCTGCTCCTCGCTTACGGGTGTGCGGAGCCAGGTCTTCTTCAGCTTGGTCGCCAACGGAGAGTCCTCGGCGGTGGCCACTGATGTGATGcgttattttatatttaagatGGTTAGGATTTAGGTATGATTTGTTGCGTTTTGGAAAAATGCGTTTATTGACAGTACTTATGTTTATAAGTAAAAGCATTTTAAAGAGTTAGAAATAACTTCCCAAGAGTCGTTGTGATGTACTAAGGATGTTGGATGGCCATAACGATTTTGGTCTTGTTAGAATGCTTCACGACCATATATTCCTTCTTGATGAAAACTTActaaacatttaaaacaaattgtattCAGGGGTCAATTTGCAAGGCCTATATCCCCAAAATATTTATCCAAACTGGACAGTATGCTTTCGACCCATCAAATGTATTTTAACAAATGCAGAATATTTTCGAAAGTACAAGGCTAATGCCAATTAAGCTGCACACATGTGCCAACAGTCGAAACAACTTTCCAAGATACACAAATTTAACAGATGAGCAAAGAATCCTCTTAGTAGTAGTCCTTAAAGTAGACTTCTTGTGGCTGTTTTACAATTTGTCCAAcgtatttaaatacattatcTATAATGATTTCTCTCTTTGTATAAGTAATACTTTTTCAAAACCTTGTATatttatacacgttactcgttTTAATATACATTCAAGCTTTCCCGGAATTTGTGGGTTGCAAAATCCGAGAGTAACCCCCATGAATTTCCTGGAAATTCGCTGGGCTGATTAAAAAATGTACGCTTGGTATTTCTAAAGGGGCGGAAGGCGAGGGCAGCAAACAGCACCACCCCATCTCCTCGGTGGACAAACGAGCGTGGGTGCATCGCCGGTGTCGCAGAAGAGAGTCGAAGCAATGTAcgtgtatttgtattttgtgtttgtttcgAAGATGAAGCTAGACCACCCAGAAGAGGACGAAGGGTGGTGGATGGAGGGTAAAGGCTTGGGCGTTATGTGATGGCTATAGATATGATacaaaagtgggtggtggggctGCGCCGTTGTGggatttgtttgcctttcgaGCGTATCTGTTTTTCTACACCCTTTCCACACCCCTGCAAGGTTCAAGGCCTGCTATTGACATTGTGATTAGCACCTGAGAGTGGTTATTCCAAGCTAATTTAATAATGTTACAAGCTTCAAGTTAAATACTaatgttgatattttttcaaaaaaaaaaaaataaaaacactttcCGGCAGCAAACAGAAGCTAACTAAGAGTTTATAAGAAAACAGTAGCAATTTTATCCCAAAAAATTTTAGGTGTATCTGAGCTTTAGAGTTCGGAAAACTACTTCTCAAATACACGTTCACAAAGTCCAAACCGTTGGGTTGGAGTATATAAAAACTGGCTCGTGGAGCGTaatgaataaaataagaaataaagcTAGACGACAGTGGCCCGGTGATGTTAATGGGCTGCATTAATGGGAATTGTTGGCGCATGTCGGCTTGTGGGAGTACAGGAGGAGGGTTGCTGTGCGGGGTTAGCCTCCGGAAAACGCATTTTCGCGACGGTCACGCATCGAATTCGAGTGggtggccaaagccaaaaattcAGCCCAATTGGTCGtggttttttttaaattttttggaaCGACCAAGTGGCAGTGGATGAAGTcggtgtgtgtatgtatacACGAATGCAAAGCGCGCCTCCCTGCGTGTGCTACATCGCCATAGTTCCACACACCCTACTCCACCTTCAATCCCCTGCAGATCCCAACTTCTGACGAACATTTTCGTGCACACAGAACAGCAGTGTCagtgggtttgggtttggggttggggttgggTATGTGTGGCAGCTTTTCAGAGGTAGACAGCCAGTCTACCTACAGCCGAACCAAGTATCACATTCACATTGACGTCTGCACCGCACCGCCTAGTAGCAACcgaaaacagcaacaaccgcATTACGGGTACAGTGCAGCCCAGCTTATTACAGTCGAACATCATCAGAACAAATTACTGACACCATAACATATGGTTAAGGTTAAACTCAATAATTCAGTATTGcccattattttttttttttcttaccGCACCACGATGCGTCATTATCGGTGCCGAAAGCATTCTCAGATCTTAAAAAATGTAGGTTAATCTAAGTAATGTAATAACGTACATAAATTTCGACTATTTTTTGATCCTGATTTTAATTTGGCCCCTTAATAGGGGCATCTGGTTCGAAGTAGGGTGGTTGCACTGCCCGTTTATGTGGATGAGACGGATGCTGGACGAAATCCGTTTTGGCTCTGCCTTCACAGTTGTTGTCACTGCGGTTCTTGTTGCTCAGAAAATTTGACTAGGGCTACGGGATGTTTGGAGGGCTGGGTGGTTCGTTGGGTGGTTTGGTTTTCCACATGCCTTTACACCGCGCACACAGTGGCCTCTTCTGggttcatttttttgttgttttgtggGGAATGTACTTAGCAGATCTGGTCGTCAGGTTTTAACTTTTAACTTGTTTGAAGGCCACGACAACGACTCTTGGCAACATAACCTCACTTTGTtgacaaaaaatatacacactTAGGGGTAACGTAACGCAAGATGTTGATGCGGTTTTTGGGGAACAGGGGTTCTCTACTCACGTTGGTGTTTGTCGGCCAATTGCACGAGCGGATTGGGCAGATCCCGGCGGCGGTAGAAGCACATGACCTTCGCTTCCACATTGccggtttggtttttgttcaGCTCCTCGATGCGTCGAATTAAGTAGGGACTGTTCGGCGCTGTCTCAACGTAAACATAGTCTGAAAAGAGTAGAGTCTTGAAGTGGCTGGCTGATACAAGCAGGGCAAGGAACGGGAGTACTGCAACTTCATTCATACGTCATTCATAGGTAAGCGCCCATACATGCGATTCACTTAACTGCGACGGCCACCACTACAAGCTAAAACGCAATTAAATACAAATGGGGCTATCCATCCATATAACTACAACAACTGCAGCGGAACCTGTCGGTGACcattacaaaaacataaaaagaaattccatatatatgtgtatatactatacatacatacatcgtGTGCATTTCTGATACATTTTGGGATGCAGATACATAGATAAATGGAGAGAGATGAAAAAGAAAGTGTGGAGGCAGTGAGAAAGCATCGCCGAAGGTGTGTGACTGTGTGCGTGGCCATTAAAAAACGGGAAACAAAAAACGCCGATGGAGACAATAATAGAGCAGATAATTCGacaagtatatacatatgccattattatttattttgattccGTTAATTGAAAGCTTGCGTATCTGACCGAGcttgtttgcatttcgaaagaacacacacacacacacttgcgaAAATCAGGTGAAGACACCACAATAACGTCACCGCtcgagtgcgagcgagatggtTGACAAAAAGTGCGTTAAACAGAGTGAGGAGGGGACGCGTAAGGTGGGGGAAGATGCTCAAAAGCTCATTAGCATATGAAAACACAACAAAGCGGGTGGGCTCACCCAAAAGTGAGATACACTTTCGCCCACAgtcaaacaaacacacacgctGGAGAGGTCACAATTCGGCAAATccaaattcaaatgcaattcagTTCCCTAGCCCTAAAATACACACATACGCATACACCCAGAGCATAAGTTAATGCCTATCGGTTGGAACACGTCGAAAACACttgctgcagctgcggcaCAAAAGCAGTGCCCCCTCCCCCACAGAAGTTttaaagaaattgaaaaagtcTCTCCTTTTGGGCGGATGGTTCTTGGGATTGataacacatacatatacacgtGTGTTGGGACTACCACTAAAGggtttttggcaattaaaatgcacttTCGTTATTGTTGGAAAGCCCTTCTCAGACacaacacacacgcatacgcacACACTGGACACACAACATATACGCTGaaacgcacacgcacactgtGAAACGGCGGCGCCGATAACGAAACATGATAGAAAAGCGGGTACGGGAAATTTTTTCTCACCTCCGACTCGATACATATTTGTGGCCATTTTCATTACACTCCCGCACCAAAACTTTTACATGCAAAACACTCGGCACACGTTTAGCACTGTTTTTCAATGGTCCTGTTCCAAATTAGCGCACATTTATTAGCAAAAAAATCGAGTTGTTATGATTGCATTTTTCACATAAGAAGACGCGTTTTTTTCGTCGCCATCTTAGAAACAACCCAACTctaaaaaatacacacacacacacacacagctccGAGTAAACAGCTGCACCAGGGATGCATTCCCCGGGGCGATAGTTTGCAATCGATGGCAATCGATAGATGATGTGTTAAATCATGGTTAGGAAATAGTTAAgacaaaaaggaaaacgatAAACGGCATTCcaaaatttatgcatttaaGAATATATCAATATTTCTATTATATATACTCGTTGAATAGtaaaaagcaaacagaaaatgAACTGAGTAATTAGCGAGTCAACCCATACCAATAgcataaaattatttaaacatatttattacTCCCttcttgttgatttttatttttcatttttaaataaagctCATCGCGCCCATGCGATAGTATCGTTTGAAAACTATCTTCCCTGATCTGCAACGTTTGCACTGAAAATTCTATAATAGTTCGTAGTCTTGGTTTCTACGTTTTGTacgtttttataaattgttcTTAAAGTGAGTGATTGCATTTAATAATCATCTTAAAAACTCTTCTCGCGAATTTGTTTACCTTCGCGTAAGCATTTTTTCTGTCACCAGCAGAAAAGGTGTCACGACTAGCTGTCAATTCGTGACGTGGCCGAGCGATTTTTCCAATTGGCAGTGGTCTGACAGGGTTTTTCCCATTTAAGAAGTACATTTAAGTGTTGCGGCTATGACCACATACGAGGAGTTCATCCAGCAGAACGAAGACCGCGACGGGGTGCGTCTGACGTGGAATGTGTGGCCCTCAAGTCGCATCGAAGCCAGTAGGCTGGTGGTGCCCCTGGCTTGTCTTTACCAGCCTTTGAAAGAGCGCCCCGACCTGCCGCCTATTCAATATGAGCCGGTCTTGTGCACCCGTAGCAACTGCAGAGCCATCCTGAATCCCCTGTGCCAGGTCGACTACCGTGCCAAGTTGTGGGTGTGCAACTTCTGTTTTCAGCGCAACCCGGTGAGCCCAATGGTGATCTTTAAACCCTCTGCGGCATTGAATGACAGTAATTTTTTCAGTTTCCCCCACAATATGCAGCCATATCAGAGCAGCACCAACCAGCGGAACTGATTCCTGGATTCAGTACTATTGAATATACTATTACCCGGGCCCCCACGATGCCGCCCGTCTTCATTTTTCTGGTTGACACCTGTATGGACGAGGACGAGCTAGACGCCCTAAAGGATTCGTTGCAAATGTCGCTAAGTCTGCTGCCATCCAATGCTCTCGTGGGTCTGATAACATTCGGAAAAATGATACAGGTGCACGAGCTGGGCGCCGAAGGGTGCTCTAAGAGCTACGTGTTCCGCGGCACCAAGGACCTGACTGCCAAGCAGGTGCAGGATATGCTCGGAATTAAGCGTGGAGCGGCTCCGGggccgcagcaacaacagcagctgccTGGCCAGCCGGCTGGAGCAACAGCCCCTGTGCCGCCCGCCCATCGCTTCTTGCAGCCGATCGGCCAGTGCGACGCGGCACTGGGCGATCTGCTTAGCGAGTTGCAGCGCGATCCTTGGCCGGTGCCGCAGGGCAAGCGTTACCTGCGCTCCACTGGAGCCGCCCTCTCTATTGCGGTTGGTCTGTTGGAGTGCACCTACCCCAATACGGGCGGCCGCATTATGACATTCGTGGGTGGCCCTTGCTCCCAGGGCCCCGGCCAGGTGGTCGACGACGAGCTGAAGCACCCGATCCGTTCGCATCACGACATCCACAAGGACAACGTCCGTTTTATGAAGAAGGCTATCAAACACTATGATGCCTTGGCCCTGCGGGCAGCCACCAACGGGCATAGTGTCGACATATACTCGTGTGCACTGGATCAAACGGGCCTGCTAGAGATGAAGCAACTATGCAACTCCACTGGCGGACACATGGTTATGGGCGATTCGTTCAACTCATCGCTCTTCAAGCAGACATTCCAACGCGTGTTTGCACGTGATGGTCGCAACGACTTGAAGATGGCCTTCAATGCAACGCTGGAGGTGAAGTGCTCGCGCGAGCTAAAGATCTCCGGTGGGATCGGCTCGTGTGTGTCGCTGAATGTGAAGAGCCCGTCGGTGTCGGATGTGGAGATCGGCATGGGCAATACGGTGCAGTGGAAGCTGTGCACACTGAATCCCAGCTCCACGGTGGCATACTTCTTTGAGGTGGTCAACCAGCATGCAGCCCCCATTCCACAGGGCGGGCGTGGTTGCATACAGTTCATTACGCAGTACCAGCATCCAAGTGGACAGCGTCGAATCCGAGTTACCACACTGGCTAGAAAGTATGTTTTGCCTGTAATCAACCAAGAGTTTTCTAAGTGTTTCAATCTCTTTTTAGTTGGGCCGATGCCACCTCGAACGTGCACCACATCAGCGCCGGCTTCGATCAGGAGGCTGCCGCAGTTCTGATGGCCCGTATGGTCGTTTATCGTGCGGAGACTGACGAAGGACCAGATATTCTGCGCTGGGTTGATCGTCAGTTGATTCGTCTGGTAATTTGTTTGTGTAACATTTGCTTAAATGACTTGTATCTCATCCAGAAGAACCGCCCAAAACTTTCACGCCCAcagttattatttttgttcccAATTTCTCATATATGCCCAAAATAATCCCTTTATCTTTTCTGCTTTTGCAGTGTCAAAAGTTCGGCGAGTACTCAAAGGACGATCCCAACAGCTTCAGGCTGTCGCAGAACTTTAGCCTTTTCCCGCAATTCATGTACCACCTGCGTCGCTCGCAGTTCCTGCAGGTCTTCAACAACTCACCCGACGAGACCACATTCTATCGACACATGCTAATGCGCGAGGACCTCACCCAATCGCTGATCATGATCCAACCGATTCTCTACAGCTACTCGTTCAACGGCCCTCCAGAGCCGGTGCTCCTCGATACGGCTTCGATCCAGGCGGATCGCATCCTCCTGATGGACACGTTTTTCCAGATTCTAATTTACCACGGCGAGACTATCGCCCAGTGGCGAGCTCTAAAATACCAGGACATGCCCGAGTATGAGAACTTCAAGCAGCTGCTACAAGCGCCGGTGGATGATGCGCAAGAGATTCTCCAAACGCGCTTCCCCATGCCTCGCTACATCGATACGGAGCACGGCGGATCCCAGGCCCGCTTCCTCCTGTCCAAGGTCAACCCATCGCAGACGCACAACAACATGTACGCCTACGGGCAGGTGAGTCTCGTAGCAATGGCCAGCAATTGGCCACATTTGTTTGATCTTTGCAGTGCGTATTTTTACGTCATCGAAAATTTGATCTTATCTCGTTTTatgttggttttgtttctCTCATTGTATAATCCGTACCTGTAACCGCTCCTTTGTCAATCGCAGGCGCCTATTGGTCAAGTCACGGTagtacatttttgtttatcttttaACACCTAAACTGGGAAATTTAGTTATTTGGAATATTAGGGAAAATTAATGGTTTAAGTCCAAACTGCATTTTAAATCCACTCTTATTTAGTACTGTCatgtatttaataatttcaaacaTGATTTATTGTAATGCGTACATTATACGTGGCTTTTGGTGTTGGAACCTTTTCGGTGTTTGTAGCCCTTTCTCATTTCTTTCCTCTCCACTTGGCCCAACCCCGCCCCTCCCATCGTATGACTAATTTTTTGGATATTATCTCGACAGGATGGCGGTGCTCCAGTGCTCACGGATGACGTATCGCTGCAGCTGTTCATGGAACACCTAAAGAAGCTGGCTGTGTCCACCACCACATAAATAGACTCTGGTTCTAGTTTCAGGCGCTTTCTTTCCTGGCGAAGTCAAAAACGGCGAACGACTCCTGGAATCTTTGGTCCAGGCAatgcaattacaattacacaCCAACTTTATTCCAATTGATCGTCTGATAACGCAATAAACTATTCAAATTATGTTAATCCGCGTTGCTTTTATTCGTAAGCAGATGAACACAAGGTTATAATTTACGTTGAGTGGAATGAGTTTGTAATTATAAAAACAAGGTAATAACAAAATGAAATCTGCATATCTTTCTTTAACtactaatacaaatatatcCGGCGCGTTCTTCAGGAACCTACAAGACTTTTAACactaatttggaaatttagaaataaaacaagtttttttttttttatcattaaTATTTCATCAGATTTCCGGACACATTAAACAGTGAGATACCAAACAATTGGATCTATTTGTCAAGGTGTCAGTAGCACCTGTgatcaaaacaaataatgaCCTCAAAACTATAATACCCTAGACAAGCTTC from Drosophila santomea strain STO CAGO 1482 chromosome 3R, Prin_Dsan_1.1, whole genome shotgun sequence includes:
- the LOC120451443 gene encoding protein transport protein Sec23A isoform X2, which produces MTTYEEFIQQNEDRDGVRLTWNVWPSSRIEASRLVVPLACLYQPLKERPDLPPIQYEPVLCTRSNCRAILNPLCQVDYRAKLWVCNFCFQRNPFPPQYAAISEQHQPAELIPGFSTIEYTITRAPTMPPVFIFLVDTCMDEDELDALKDSLQMSLSLLPSNALVGLITFGKMIQVHELGAEGCSKSYVFRGTKDLTAKQVQDMLGIKRGAAPGPQQQQQLPGQPAGATAPVPPAHRFLQPIGQCDAALGDLLSELQRDPWPVPQGKRYLRSTGAALSIAVGLLECTYPNTGGRIMTFVGGPCSQGPGQVVDDELKHPIRSHHDIHKDNVRFMKKAIKHYDALALRAATNGHSVDIYSCALDQTGLLEMKQLCNSTGGHMVMGDSFNSSLFKQTFQRVFARDGRNDLKMAFNATLEVKCSRELKISGGIGSCVSLNVKSPSVSDVEIGMGNTVQWKLCTLNPSSTVAYFFEVVNQHAAPIPQGGRGCIQFITQYQHPSGQRRIRVTTLARNWADATSNVHHISAGFDQEAAAVLMARMVVYRAETDEGPDILRWVDRQLIRLCQKFGEYSKDDPNSFRLSQNFSLFPQFMYHLRRSQFLQVFNNSPDETTFYRHMLMREDLTQSLIMIQPILYSYSFNGPPEPVLLDTASIQADRILLMDTFFQILIYHGETIAQWRALKYQDMPEYENFKQLLQAPVDDAQEILQTRFPMPRYIDTEHGGSQARFLLSKVNPSQTHNNMYAYGQDGGAPVLTDDVSLQLFMEHLKKLAVSTTT
- the LOC120451443 gene encoding protein transport protein Sec23A isoform X1; this translates as MTTYEEFIQQNEDRDGVRLTWNVWPSSRIEASRLVVPLACLYQPLKERPDLPPIQYEPVLCTRSNCRAILNPLCQVDYRAKLWVCNFCFQRNPFPPQYAAISEQHQPAELIPGFSTIEYTITRAPTMPPVFIFLVDTCMDEDELDALKDSLQMSLSLLPSNALVGLITFGKMIQVHELGAEGCSKSYVFRGTKDLTAKQVQDMLGIKRGAAPGPQQQQQLPGQPAGATAPVPPAHRFLQPIGQCDAALGDLLSELQRDPWPVPQGKRYLRSTGAALSIAVGLLECTYPNTGGRIMTFVGGPCSQGPGQVVDDELKHPIRSHHDIHKDNVRFMKKAIKHYDALALRAATNGHSVDIYSCALDQTGLLEMKQLCNSTGGHMVMGDSFNSSLFKQTFQRVFARDGRNDLKMAFNATLEVKCSRELKISGGIGSCVSLNVKSPSVSDVEIGMGNTVQWKLCTLNPSSTVAYFFEVVNQHAAPIPQGGRGCIQFITQYQHPSGQRRIRVTTLARNWADATSNVHHISAGFDQEAAAVLMARMVVYRAETDEGPDILRWVDRQLIRLCQKFGEYSKDDPNSFRLSQNFSLFPQFMYHLRRSQFLQVFNNSPDETTFYRHMLMREDLTQSLIMIQPILYSYSFNGPPEPVLLDTASIQADRILLMDTFFQILIYHGETIAQWRALKYQDMPEYENFKQLLQAPVDDAQEILQTRFPMPRYIDTEHGGSQARFLLSKVNPSQTHNNMYAYGQAPIGQVTDGGAPVLTDDVSLQLFMEHLKKLAVSTTT